A genome region from Triticum aestivum cultivar Chinese Spring chromosome 2B, IWGSC CS RefSeq v2.1, whole genome shotgun sequence includes the following:
- the LOC123046121 gene encoding 3-hydroxyacyl-[acyl-carrier-protein] dehydratase FabZ, whose amino-acid sequence METAAAVSLPRSAGRAALPFPAPLKLQGRVALPRRALSGAPGPRQRLVARCAAADNSAAAELPIEKRFAAFPTIMDINQIREILPHRFPFLLVDRVIEYKAGEYAVAIKNVTINDNFFPGHFPERPIMPGVLMVEAMAQVGGIVMLQPEVGGSQDNFYFAGVDKVRFRKPVIAGDTLVMRMTLTKYQKKFGLAKMEGKAYVGGDLVCEGEFLLISSTG is encoded by the coding sequence ATGGAGACAGCCGCCGCCGTGTCCCTGCCCAGATCCGCCGGCCGTGCCGCGCTCCCCTTCCCGGCTCCCCTCAAGCTCCAGGGCCGCGTTGCGCTCCCCCGCCGTGCGCTCTCCGGGGCGCCAGGGCCGAGGCAGCGCCTCGTCGCGCGCTGCGCGGCTGCCGACAACAGTGCGGCGGCGGAGCTCCCCATCGAGAAAAGATTCGCCGCCTTCCCCACCATCATGGACATCAACCAGATCCGCGAGATCCTGCCCCACAGGTTCCCCTTCCTTCTGGTAGATAGGGTGATCGAGTACAAGGCAGGAGAGTATGCTGTTGCGATCAAGAATGTCACTATAAATGACAACTTCTTCCCCGGCCACTTCCCGGAGCGCCCGATAATGCCCGGCGTTCTCATGGTTGAGGCCATGGCCCAGGTTGGCGGTATCGTGATGCTGCAGCCTGAAGTCGGTGGATCCCAAGACAATTTCTATTTTGCAGGGGTTGATAAGGTGAGATTCAGGAAACCAGTCATTGCTGGTGACACTTTGGTCATGAGGATGACCCTCACCAAGTATCAGAAGAAATTCGGGCTTGCAAAGATGGAAGGAAAGGCTTATGTGGGTGGCGACTTAGTATGTGAGGGGGAGTTTCTCCTTATTAGCTCCACTGGGTGA